The following proteins are co-located in the Hevea brasiliensis isolate MT/VB/25A 57/8 chromosome 11, ASM3005281v1, whole genome shotgun sequence genome:
- the LOC110631920 gene encoding homeobox protein SBH1, with product MEGGSNSTSSMMAFGDNSNGLCPMMMMMPLMTSHHHHPPPPPNADSSSNTLFLPLPPTNNQDHNRSSGGGTSTILDNHNNSSNNGCYFMDNNDGNTASVKAKIMAHPHYHRLLAAYINCQKVGAPSEVVARLEEACASAAAMGPTGTSCIGEDPGLDQFMEAYCEMLTKYEQELSKPLKEAMLFLQRVECQFKALTVSSPNSACGEANERNGSSEEEVDVNNNFIDPQAEDQELKGQLLRRYSGYLGSLKQEFMKKRKKGKLPKEARQQLLDWWSRHYKWPYPSESQKLALAESTGLDQKQINNWFINQRKRHWKPSEDMQFVVMDATHSHYYMDNVLGNPFPMDISPTLL from the exons ATGGAGGGTGGTTCCAATAGCACTTCTAGTATGATGGCTTTTGGAGACAACAGTAATGGACTATGTcctatgatgatgatgatgcctCTCATGACttctcatcatcatcatcctcctccccctcctAATGCAGACTCATCATCAAATACCTTATTCCTTCCTCTCCCTCCCACAAACAATCAAGACCATAACCGTAGTAGTGGTGGTGGCACTTCTACAATTCTTGATAATCACAACAACAGCAGCAACAACGGCTGTTATTTCATGGACAACAACGATGGCAACACTGCTTCTGTCAAGGCTAAGATCATGGCTCATCCTCACTATCACCGACTCTTGGCTGCATATATCAACTGCCAAAAG GTTGGAGCACCATCTGAAGTGGTGGCTAGATTAGAAGAAGCCTGTGCATCTGCAGCAGCAATGGGTCCAACTGGTACGAGTTGTATTGGTGAAGATCCAGGCCTTGACCAGTTCATGGAGGCTTACTGTGAGATGCTGACCAAGTATGAGCAAGAGCTATCAAAGCCCTTGAAGGAAGCCATGCTTTTCCTCCAGAGGGTCGAGTGTCAATTCAAAGCCCTCACTGTTTCCTCTCCAAATTCTG CTTGTGGTGAGGCCAATGAAAGGAATGGATCATCTGAAGAAGAAGTTGATGTGAACAACAACTTCATAGATCCCCAGGCTGAAGATCAGGAACTGAAAGGTCAGCTACTGCGCAGGTACAGTGGATATTTGGGCAGCCTAAAGCAGGAGTTCATGAAAAAGAGGAAGAAGGGGAAATTACCTAAAGAAGCAAGGCAGCAGTTACTGGATTGGTGGAGCAGACATTACAAATGGCCTTATCCATCG GAATCACAAAAGCTAGCCTTAGCAGAATCTACTGGTCTGGATCAGAAGCAAATTAATAACTGGTTCATTAACCAAAGGAAGCGACACTGGAAACCATCTGAGGATATGCAGTTTGTGGTGATGGATGCTACCCATTCTCACTATTACATGGATAATGTTCTCGGTAATCCATTCCCAATGGATATCTCTCCCACGCTTCTCTGA
- the LOC110631927 gene encoding plant UBX domain-containing protein 4: MASRDKKPAKPSSSRAAGIRTLSDLNRHSGPDSDSDDDAPQEYYTGGEKSGMLVQDPSKGNDVDAIFNQARQLGAVEGPLDQFRPSSSSRSFTGTGRLLSGETVPSAPQQPEAVIHNIVFWSNGFTVNDGPLRRLDDPENASFLESIRKSECPKELEPADRRSSVHVNLIRRDEQCPEPEKQRHVPFQGVGRTLGSSSAPAATDPTVDSAPLNTAPTPSIGLVVDETLPSTSVQLRLADGTRMIAHFNYHHTVNDIRAFINASRPEGAQNYQLQLMGFPPKVLIDPTQTIEQAELANSVVIQKF, from the exons ATGGCATCACGAGACAAGAAACCAGCCAAACCATCCAGCAGTCGTGCGGCCGGTATACGCACTCTCTCCGATCTGAATCGACACTCGGGCCCCGATTCCGACAGTGACGATGATGCTCCTCAAGAGTACTACACCGGTGGCGAGAAGAG TGGTATGCTTGTTCAAGATCCTTCAAAAGGTAATGATGTGGATGCAATTTTCAATCAAGCTAGGCAATTGGGAGCTGTTGAAGGTCCTCTTGATCAGTTTCGTCCATCTTCGAGCTCAAGGAGCTTTACTGGAACTGGTAGATTACTCTCAGGGGAAACTGTACCATCTGCTCCTCAGCAACCTGAGGCTGTGATTCACAATATTGTATTCTGGAGCAATGGTTTCACTGTAAATGATGGCCCTTTGAGGAGGTTGGATGATCCAGAAAATGCATCTTTCTTAGAG AGCATCAGAAAATCTGAGTGCCCAAAGGAGCTTGAGCCTGCAGATAGAAGGTCCTCggttcatgtcaatttgattagAAGGGATGAACAGTGTCCA GAACCAGAGAAGCAGCGCCATGTTCCATTTCAGGGTGTGGGAAGAACTCTAGGTAGCAGTAGTGCTCCAGCAGCAACTGACCCAACTGTTGATTCAGCTCCTCTTAACACTGCCCCAACCCCATCCATTGGCCTGGTTGTGGATGAAACATTGCCATCAACTTCTGTTCAGCTTAGGTTGGCAGATGGGACCCGCATGATTGCTCACTTCAATTACCACCACACTGTGAATGACATTCGAGCTTTCATTAATGCATCTAGACCTGAAGGTGCTCAGAATTATCAACTGCAGCTGATGGGATTTCCTCCCAAGGTTCTTATTGATCCAACTCAAACAATAGAACAAGCAGAGCTTGCCAATTCAGTTGTTATTCAGAAATTCTAG